A genomic stretch from Candidatus Methanomassiliicoccus intestinalis Issoire-Mx1 includes:
- a CDS encoding Ppx/GppA phosphatase family protein, producing MTESRNVAFIDLGTNSIRLLIGSIEEPCTFTLLRKEKEIVRLGEREFGENILREDAIDRAVMVCRQFSQLAKTYNAAEIVVVATSATREARNQEELIERVKEETGLDINVISGREEARLTYLGVRSGTDFENKTTLLIDIGGGSTEIAVGDKEDYSGLWSFQIGAMRLSHKFQKDKEIVGDSAYNKMKKYARTSIGASASSIKKKKWETVIGGSGTILNLADMSFRAYGGKEGTIKYSNLKKMSTTLRSLPLEERKKVPGINPERADIIVGGTAILETIMEEFGISELRTTDRGVKDGMVADYLLEMKECSQNGMSVREASVQKLGKSCGINEKHAETVVRLALELFDTSKESGMHKLSDDERELLQYAAYLHDAGEFISFNNRREHSYYIIMNADLLGFNNREITIIAEAVLHQSKKLQSSVNPQTVLILSALLKLAESLDRSRNNVIKSASLQKDGKVSAVLKCTAEGDATLEKWGLENCRKTFQKAFNRDLRIKIKQAEKQ from the coding sequence GTGACCGAAAGCCGCAATGTAGCATTCATTGATTTGGGAACAAATTCCATCAGGCTTTTAATAGGCAGCATTGAAGAGCCGTGTACATTTACGCTCTTAAGAAAAGAAAAAGAGATTGTCAGGCTGGGAGAAAGAGAATTCGGAGAGAATATTCTCCGGGAAGATGCTATAGATCGTGCAGTAATGGTCTGCAGACAGTTCTCACAGCTGGCTAAAACATACAATGCGGCAGAGATTGTAGTTGTCGCAACGTCAGCAACCAGGGAAGCAAGGAATCAGGAAGAGCTGATAGAACGCGTGAAGGAAGAGACGGGACTGGACATCAACGTCATTTCCGGGAGAGAAGAAGCCAGGCTTACTTATTTAGGAGTAAGGTCCGGCACAGATTTTGAGAATAAAACCACTCTGCTGATAGACATCGGCGGGGGCAGTACGGAAATAGCTGTCGGCGACAAGGAAGACTACAGCGGACTGTGGAGTTTTCAGATCGGCGCCATGAGGCTGAGTCATAAATTCCAAAAAGACAAGGAGATTGTCGGAGACTCCGCATATAACAAAATGAAAAAATACGCCAGGACGAGCATCGGGGCTTCCGCCAGCTCCATAAAAAAGAAAAAGTGGGAGACGGTCATAGGCGGTTCAGGAACCATCCTTAATCTGGCGGACATGAGTTTCAGAGCTTACGGCGGAAAGGAAGGAACGATCAAGTACTCCAACCTGAAGAAGATGTCAACCACACTGCGCAGCCTGCCGCTGGAAGAGAGAAAGAAGGTTCCCGGCATAAATCCCGAGAGGGCAGATATCATAGTTGGAGGAACAGCGATTCTTGAAACGATTATGGAAGAATTCGGGATCAGCGAACTCAGAACTACCGACAGGGGAGTCAAGGACGGGATGGTCGCCGATTATCTTCTGGAGATGAAAGAATGTTCTCAGAACGGCATGTCTGTGAGAGAGGCAAGCGTACAGAAACTGGGAAAGTCCTGCGGCATCAATGAAAAACATGCTGAAACAGTGGTAAGACTTGCACTGGAGCTTTTTGATACTTCAAAAGAAAGCGGCATGCACAAACTGTCAGACGATGAAAGGGAACTTCTGCAGTATGCAGCATATCTTCATGATGCAGGAGAATTCATCTCCTTCAACAACAGAAGAGAGCATTCTTATTACATAATCATGAACGCTGATCTGCTGGGATTTAATAACCGGGAGATTACGATCATAGCTGAGGCAGTGCTTCATCAGAGTAAAAAACTGCAGAGTTCTGTCAATCCGCAGACGGTTCTGATTCTGTCGGCACTTCTTAAACTGGCTGAAAGCCTGGACCGCAGCAGAAACAATGTCATAAAATCAGCATCGCTGCAGAAAGACGGCAAAGTATCAGCAGTTTTGAAATGTACGGCAGAAGGAGATGCTACTTTAGAAAAATGGGGCCTGGAAAACTGCAGAAAAACGTTCCAGAAAGCCTTTAATAGGGACCTGAGAATTAAAATAAAACAGGCCGAAAAACAATAA
- a CDS encoding H/ACA ribonucleoprotein complex subunit GAR1: MLSAGMRMKFLGTVSKINYDGKLIVRGSFAPNPRDRIVDNRNKPVGQVGRVFGPVDSPYILVRPNGKGGMLSLIGKQVYIEEVTYNAKGKRRDRRN, from the coding sequence ATGTTATCTGCAGGGATGCGCATGAAATTTTTAGGTACGGTTTCAAAGATCAATTATGATGGCAAACTCATTGTAAGGGGATCCTTTGCACCGAACCCGCGCGACCGCATCGTGGATAACCGAAACAAACCTGTTGGCCAGGTAGGAAGAGTCTTCGGACCTGTTGATTCACCCTACATACTGGTCAGACCAAACGGCAAGGGGGGCATGCTTTCCCTGATCGGAAAGCAGGTCTACATTGAGGAGGTCACATACAATGCCAAAGGTAAGAGAAGGGACCGAAGAAATTGA
- a CDS encoding transcription initiation factor IIB gives MPKVREGTEEIEKCEACGSRHLVRDYERGELVCEDCGMVLDDQFIDQGPEWRAFDVEQGEKRARTGAPMTYTIHDKGLSTEISWKNKDSYGKSIPTRNRAQLYRLRKWQRRIRVSNATERNLAFALSELDRMASAMGLPRNVRETAAMIYRKAVNKNLIRGRSIEGVVAASLYAACRQCNVPRTLDEVATSSRVGRKEIGRTYRFMTRELKLKLMPTKPQDYVQRFCSELKLSGEVQTKAAEILKDAAKKELTSGRGPTGVAAAAIYISSILCNERRTQREVADIAGVTEVTIRNRYKELTEKLGIEIQL, from the coding sequence ATGCCAAAGGTAAGAGAAGGGACCGAAGAAATTGAAAAATGTGAAGCGTGCGGAAGCCGCCACTTGGTACGTGATTATGAGCGTGGGGAACTAGTCTGCGAAGACTGCGGAATGGTGCTCGATGATCAGTTCATAGACCAGGGTCCCGAATGGAGAGCATTTGACGTAGAACAGGGAGAAAAGCGTGCCAGAACTGGTGCGCCTATGACTTACACGATACATGATAAGGGTCTCTCTACCGAAATTTCTTGGAAAAACAAGGACAGTTATGGTAAGAGCATTCCTACAAGAAACCGTGCCCAGCTCTATCGTCTGAGGAAATGGCAGAGGAGAATAAGAGTTTCAAATGCCACAGAAAGAAACTTGGCATTTGCTCTGAGCGAATTAGACAGAATGGCATCTGCAATGGGTCTTCCCAGAAACGTGAGGGAAACTGCAGCAATGATTTATCGTAAAGCAGTTAACAAGAACCTCATCAGAGGAAGAAGCATTGAGGGAGTCGTAGCAGCTTCGCTGTATGCGGCATGCAGACAGTGCAATGTCCCGAGAACTCTGGACGAAGTAGCAACTTCATCACGTGTCGGCAGGAAAGAAATCGGAAGAACATACAGATTCATGACGAGAGAGCTCAAACTCAAACTGATGCCTACAAAACCGCAGGATTACGTGCAGAGGTTCTGTTCAGAACTGAAGCTGAGCGGCGAAGTGCAGACAAAAGCAGCAGAAATCCTCAAAGATGCAGCTAAAAAAGAGCTTACATCCGGAAGAGGACCGACTGGTGTAGCTGCAGCAGCTATCTACATCTCATCGATTCTGTGCAATGAGCGCAGGACCCAGAGAGAAGTGGCAGATATCGCCGGTGTTACTGAAGTGACAATCAGAAACCGTTACAAAGAGCTCACTGAAAAACTCGGCATCGAGATTCAGCTTTAA